A window from Festucalex cinctus isolate MCC-2025b chromosome 12, RoL_Fcin_1.0, whole genome shotgun sequence encodes these proteins:
- the foxi2 gene encoding forkhead box protein I2 produces the protein MIDPESHHQSQHHSSAPKGADMAVYCDPLSGMYHHHHHHHHHQQQPPPPPQTLQPPAHRTAGFGLGEYASPPSPYLWGVNPAPAAAAAAATAPYLHAGSPSAPFGPPPYGSPRTPAFLAGGSSAFGGPELGWLSVASQEELLKLVRPPYSYSALIAMAIQNARDKKLTLSQIYAYVADNFPFYKKSKAGWQNSIRHNLSLNDCFKKVPRDEDDPGKGNYWTLDPNCEKMFDNGNFRRKRKRRSDPASAPGATKMEGGAQAPTPKAADSPQLLGPPSPSDMDALSESLKTPSPSSCFGNFYSSMSSLGGPAAHGGRQAGPLGLLNELSGRNISALPGPYHAAAAAQQDSAGSEHGGGEGLHFNRGVYYNAFGGGGQGGQFNSHLYNSFSVNSLIYPRDGAEL, from the exons ATGATCGACCCCGAGTCCCACCACCAGAGCCAGCATCACTCCTCCGCACCCAAAGGCGCGGACATGGCCGTGTACTGCGACCCCCTGAGCGGCAtgtaccaccaccaccaccatcatcaccatcaccaacagcagccgccgccgccgcctcagaCCCTCCAACCCCCCGCTCACCGAACCGCCGGCTTCGGCCTGGGCGAGTACGCCTCCCCGCCCAGCCCGTACCTGTGGGGCGTCAacccggctccggcggcggcagcggctgcGGCGACGGCGCCTTACCTGCACGCCGGCAGCCCCTCCGCCCCCTTCGGCCCGCCCCCGTACGGTTCCCCGCGGACCCCCGCCTTCCTGGCCGGCGGCTCGTCGGCCTTCGGCGGCCCGGAGCTGGGCTGGCTGTCGGTGGCCAGCCAGGAGGAGCTGCTGAAGCTGGTGCGGCCGCCCTACTCGTACTCGGCGCTGATCGCCATGGCCATCCAGAACGCGCGCGACAAGAAGCTGACGCTGAGCCAGATCTACGCGTACGTGGCCGACAACTTCCCCTTCTACAAGAAGAGCAAGGCCGGCTGGCAGAACTCCATCCGCCACAACCTGTCGCTCAACGACTGCTTCAAGAAGGTGCCGCGCGACGAGGACGACCCCG gCAAGGGAAACTATTGGACGTTGGACCCCAACTGCGAGAAAATGTTTGACAACGGAAACTTCCGGCGGAAACGCAAGCGACGGTCCGACCCCGCCTCGGCGCCGGGGGCCACCAAGATGGAGGGCGGCGCGCAGGCCCCCACACCCAAAGCCGCCGACAGCCCGCAGCTCCTGGGCCCGCCCTCGCCCTCGGACATGGACGCGCTGAGCGAGAGCCTCAAGACGCCGTCGCCGTCATCGTGCTTTGGCAACTTCTACAGCAGTATGTCCTCCCTGGGGGGCCCGGCGGCCCACGGGGGGAGACAGGCgggcccgctgggcctgctCAACGAGCTGTCGGGAAGGAACATTAGCGCCCTGCCGGGCCCGTaccacgccgccgccgccgcccagcAGGACTCGGCGGGGTCCGAGCACGGCGGAGGCGAGGGTCTGCACTTCAACCGCGGCGTGTACTACAACGCTTTCGGAGGAGGGGGGCAGGGCGGACAGTTCAACAGCCACTTGTACAACAGCTTCAGCGTCAACAGCCTCATTTACCCCCGAGACGGGGCGGAGCTATAG